Proteins from one Coffea arabica cultivar ET-39 chromosome 8c, Coffea Arabica ET-39 HiFi, whole genome shotgun sequence genomic window:
- the LOC113707321 gene encoding geraniol 8-hydroxylase-like — MELYILLFCVPLFVIILKPFLHGSSAPKNTPPGPKGLPIIGSLLELGSRPNQSLAVLAKIHGPIMTLKLGSITAIVASSPEAAKEILQKQEQIFSDRSVPDVITAQPNPQATLAWVPGDQRWRNRRRICSTQMFTTQRLDSLQHLRHKKVEELVLHFKKHSARGAPVDIGRAAFATTLNLMSNTIFSIDMVDPEFETAQEFKDLVWRIMEDAGKPNLSDYFPLIKWFDLQGVKRHIRPSYLRLHQIFDEVIAKRLEARKVGESRKDDFLDVLLDQCEEEGSGFNRETIKPLILDLFIAGSDTSAITTEWAMAELLRKPEAMEKAREEIIQKIGFERSVKESDIDLLPYLQSVVKETMRLHPAAPLLLPYKANKDTQIFGFTIPENSQVLVNAWAIARDPNHWKNPISFMPERFLGSDSGYKGKDFEYIPFGAGRRICPGMPLAIRMVNLMLASIIQAFKWKLPEGTTQEKLDMEEEFGVTLRKAVPLCAIPTFQENLKF; from the exons ATGGAGCTGTACATTCTTCTTTTCTGCGTACCTCTCTTTGTAATCATCCTCAAACCATTTCTACATGGTTCCTCAGCCCCAAAGAACACCCCACCAGGTCCCAAAGGGCTTCCCATAATTGGTTCCCTTCTTGAACTCGGATCTCGACCAAACCAATCACTAGCTGTCTTAGCCAAAATTCATGGCCCAATCATGACTCTGAAACTTGGTTCCATCACGGCCATAGTAGCTTCTTCACCTGAAGCAGCCAAAGAAATCCTCCAGAAACAAGAACAAATCTTCTCTGACCGATCTGTCCCTGATGTGATCACCGCACAGCCTAACCCTCAAGCCACTCTAGCATGGGTCCCTGGCGACCAGCGGTGGCGCAACCGCAGACGTATATGCAGCACGCAAATGTTCACCACCCAAAGATTAGACTCCCTTCAACACCTGAGGCACAAAAAAGTTGAAGAACTCGTGCTGCACTTCAAGAAACATTCTGCACGGGGTGCACCGGTTGATATAGGTCGTGCTGCCTTTGCCACCACGCTTAACTTGATGTCGAACACAATTTTTTCCATTGACATGGTGGATCCAGAGTTTGAAACTGCTCAGGAGTTTAAGGACTTAGTTTGGAGGATCATGGAGGATGCAGGAAAGCCGAATCTGTCGGATTATTTTCCACTGATAAAATGGTTTGATCTTCAAGGAGTGAAACGTCATATTAGGCCTTCTTATCTAAGATTGCATCAAATTTTTGATGAAGTCATTGCGAAGAGATTGGAGGCTAGGAAGGTGGGGGAGAGCAGGAAAGATGATTTCTTGGATGTGCTTCTTGATCAGTGCGAAGAAGAGGGGTCTGGATTTAATCGTGAAACTATCAAGCCATTGATTCTG GACTTGTTTATTGCTGGAAGTGACACATCTGCAATAACTACCGAATGGGCAATGGCCGAACTGCTGCGAAAACCTGAGGCCATGGAAAAAGCAAGAGAagaaataatccaaaaaattgGTTTTGAAAGATCAGTGAAGGAATCAGACATTGATTTACTTCCATATCTACAATCTGTTGTGAAAGAGACCATGAGACTCCATCCTGCTGCTCCTCTACTATTACCATACAAAGCTAACAAGGATACTCAAATTTTTGGCTTCACCATACCTGAAAACAGCCAAGTTTTAGTCAACGCATGGGCGATTGCTAGAGATCCAAATCACTGGAAAAATCCCATATCTTTTATGCCTGAGAGATTTTTAGGGTCTGACTCTGGTTACAAAGGGAAGGATTTTGAATACATACCATTTGGGGCTGGAAGAAGAATTTGCCCAGGAATGCCGTTGGCTATTAGGATGGTCAATTTGATGTTGGCTTCCATTATTCAAGCATTTAAGTGGAAACTACCGGAAGGGACAACCCAAGAGAAGCTGGACATGGAAGAGGAATTTGGTGTCACCTTGAGGAAAGCTGTTCCACTTTGTGCAATCCCTACTTTTCaagaaaatctcaaattttag
- the LOC113707134 gene encoding uncharacterized protein, whose translation MEQLGEQKSAGGKTSEMVAGKFVPVEVIEQEDDCTVDDDAELESTDAESFHDSDYNFSKDEDDVIFQKTIATLKRGFKTGCRHLIRVDGCHLRGPHPEILLTIVRIDANDCIYPVAYAMVEIENKNSWKWFIEFLKYDLSIYEQKSWTIISDRQKGLESAIEEVIPGVEHRHCVRHLHNNIKRLHPGQSLKNRFWACARSSYMRRFEHEMKILKKYDGNAHRWLLDNINLAHWSRSHFRKAAKCDILLNNLCESFNLVIVDAREKPILGMLENIRVYLMERLRTKREWMKKRTNDICPKIQNKLEKAKTKCAANIARQSDDKRFEVQHIYWGTYVVDLDKCTCTCRKWEPTGLPYCHTIACISLAGGKPENYVHKCYSRGAYLATYEPAIAPISGPNAWKASTKKPVLPPKKMRLPGRPKKARRRESDEPQKGSNGVTKLSRAGAHRLIDDPDEKNEPRTEDHLAG comes from the exons ATGGAACAATTGGGTGAGCAAAAGAGTGCTGGAGGTAAAACCAGTGAAATGGTAGCCGGAAAGTTTG TGCCAGTTGAAGTTATTGAGCAAGAAGATGACTGCACGGTTGATGATGATGCAGAATTAGAGTCTACTGATGCTGAAAGTTTTCATGATAGTGATTATAACTTTAGCAAAGACGAAGATGATGTGATTTTCCAGAAAACTATTGCTA CATTGAAAAGAGGGTTCAAAACTGGTTGTAGACATTTGATTAGGGTGGATGGTTGTCACTTAAGGGGTCCACACCCTGAAATATTGTTAACAATAGTTCGTATTGATGCAAATGACTGCATCTATCCTGTTGCTTATGCCATGGTGGAGATCGAAAATAAAAATTCTTGGAAGTGGTTCATAGAATTTTTGAAGTATGATTTGTCAATTTATGAACAGAAGAGCTGGACCATCATTAGTGATAGGCAAAAG GGTTTAGAATCTGCTATTGAAGAAGTGATTCCAGGAGTAGAGCATAGACATTGTGTACGGCACTTACACAACAACATAAAAAGGTTACACCCTGGACAATCTCTTAAAAATAGATTTTGGGCGTGTGCACGATCATCCTATATGAGGAGATTTGaacatgaaatgaaaattttaaaaaagtatGATGGCAATGCTCACAGGTGGCTGCTAGACAACATTAATCTAGCACATTGGTCAAGATCACACTTTAGAAAAGCAGCAAAGTGTGATATTCTATTGAATAACTTGTGTGAGAGTTTCAACTTAGTCATTGTAGACGCTAGAGAAAAACCAATTCTTGGTATGCTTGAAAACATTAGAGTTTATCTCATGGAGAGATTAAGGACAAAAAGAGAATGGATGAAGAAACGGACTAATGATATTTGCCCAAAAATTCAGAACAAGTTGGAAAAGGCAAAAACTAAGTGTGCTGCCAATATTGCTCGACAATCAGATGACAAAAGATTTGAAGTCCAACACATCTATTGGGGAACCTATGTGGTAGACCTAGATAAGTGTACGTGTACTTGTAGAAAGTGGGAGCCCACAGGCTTGCCTTATTGTCATACTATTGCATGCATTTCACTCGCCGGTGGCAAACCAGAGAACTATGTGCACAAGTGTTATTCAAGGGGGGCGTACTTGGCTACATATGAACCTGCTATTGCTCCAATAAGTGGTCCAAATGCATGGAAAGCCTCGACCAAGAAACCTGTACTGCCACCTAAGAAAATGAGACTTCCTGGAAGGCCTAAGAAAGCAAGGAGGAGGGAATCGGATGAACCTCAAAAAGGCAGTAATGGAGTTACAAAGTTGTCAAGAGCAGGA GCACACAGGCTCATAGATGATCCAGATGAGAAGAATGAACCCAGAACTGAAGACCATCTAGCTGGTTAA
- the LOC113707133 gene encoding geraniol 8-hydroxylase-like, producing the protein MELHILLFCISLFVFIMKPFFHGSSSRKTPPGPKGLPIIGSLLELGPRPNQSLAALAKIHGPIMTLKLGSITTIVASSPEAAKEILQKQEQVFSDRTVPCVVTAQPYHKTSLAWAPGDQRWRSYRRICATQMFTNQRLDLLQPLRHKKVEDLMLYFKKHSDSTAPVDIGRASFATALNVISSTMFSIDIVDLDSENAQEFKDLILGITHNAGKPNLSDYFPLIKPLDLQGVKQNIRPFYQRLNEIFDDLIFKRLEARKSGESRKDDFLDVLLDQCEEEGSGFNHETIKSLSTDFFIAGSDTNAISVEWAMAELLRKPEAMQKARDEIIQNIGFKRLVKDSDIDQLPYLQAVVKETMRLHPPTPLLIPYKANKDTQVFGFNVPKDSQVLVNAWAIGRDPSYWENPASFSPERFLGSCLDFKGRDFEYIPFGAGRRICPGIPLAIRMVSLMLASCIQAFRWRLPEGIAPEKLDMEEQFGLTLRKAVPLCVIPILEEKQKF; encoded by the exons atggagCTACACATCCTTCTTTTCTGTATCTCTCTTTTCGTATTCATTATGAAACCATTTTTCCACGGTTCTTCATCCAGGAAAACCCCACCAGGTCCTAAAGGCCTTCCCATAATTGGTTCGCTTCTTGAACTTGGACCTCGACCAAACCAATCACTAGCTGCCTTAGCCAAAATTCATGGCCCAATTATGACTCTGAAACTCGGTTCCATCACAACCATTGTAGCTTCTTCACCTGAAGCAGCCAAAGAAATCCTCCAAAAACAAGAACAAGTTTTCTCAGACAGAACTGTCCCTTGTGTGGTCACCGCTCAGCCTTACCATAAAACGTCTCTAGCATGGGCCCCCGGCGACCAGCGGTGGCGCAGTTACAGACGTATATGCGCCACTCAAATGTTCACCAACCAAAGATTAGACTTGCTTCAGCCTTTGAGGCACAAAAAAGTTGAAGATCTCATGTTGTACTTCAAAAAACATTCTGACTCGACAGCTCCAGTTGACATAGGTCGGGCTTCTTTTGCAACCGCGCTTAATGTAATATCCAGCACAATGTTTTCCATTGACATAGTGGATTTAGACTCTGAGAATGCTCAGGAGTTTAAGGATTTGATTCTGGGGATCACGCATAATGCTGGGAAGCCAAATTTGTCGGATTATTTTCCACTGATAAAACCGCTTGACTTGCAAGGAGTGAAACAAAATATTAGACCTTTTTATCAAAGGTTGAATGAAATATTTGATGACCTAATCTTCAAGAGATTGGAGGCCCGAAAATCTGGGGAGAGTAGAAAAGATGATTTCTTGGATGTGCTTCTTGATCAGTGCGAAGAAGAGGGGTCTGGATTTAATCATGAAACTATCAAGTCACTGAGTACA GACTTTTTTATTGCTGGAAGTGACACAAATGCAATATCAGTAGAATGGGCAATGGCTGAACTTCTTCGCAAACCTGAAGCCATGCAAAAAGCAAGAGATGAAATAATTCAAAATATTGGTTTTAAAAGGTTAGTTAAGGATTCAGACATTGATCAACTTCCATATCTTCAAGCTGTGGTGAAAGAGACCATGAGACTCCATCCTCCTACTCCTCTGTTAATACCGTACAAAGCTAACAAGGATACTCAAGTATTTGGCTTCAACGTACCTAAAGACAGCCAAGTTCTAGTGAATGCATGGGCCATTGGAAGAGATCCGAGTTATTGGGAAAATCCCGCTTCATTTTCTCCTGAGAGATTTTTAGGGTCCTGTTTGGATTTTAAAGGGAGGGATTTCGAGTACATACCATTTGGTGCTGGCAGAAGAATTTGTCCTGGAATTCCACTGGCTATCAGGATGGTTAGTCTGATGTTGGCTTCGTGTATTCAAGCATTTAGGTGGAGATTGCCTGAAGGAATAGCTCCAGAGAAATTGGACATGGAAGAGCAGTTTGGTTTAACCTTGAGAAAAGCCGTTCCACTTTGCGTTATCCCCATActtgaagaaaaacaaaaattttag